One window from the genome of Desulfovermiculus halophilus DSM 18834 encodes:
- a CDS encoding AAA family ATPase yields MHIVKLESENIKRLKAVSITPQGNMITIGGQNAQGKSSVLDSIAYALGGKRAVCDRPVRDGQDKARVVCELDDLVVTRTFTKSGGGTLTVSNKDGTRHTSPQRILDQLTGKLTFDPLEFCRMEPRAQVETLKALVGLDFTDMDRERQDLYDARTQVNRDIKKLRAALQDMPAHNDLPQKEITVSDLMTELKGRQEHNRANQAKRDEVHSLETRISKGQEYVTDLQSQIDELQRKLESAQGQLDQLQDSRDALQAEVDTLTDQDEQEILDRMENAQEINRKIQQERDRLRAHEEHGTLETRAQALTNEIQAIDQAKARALHEAHFPVHGLSFDDSGVLLNGLPFSQASQAEQLRVSVAMGFAQNPGLKVLLVRDGSLLDENSLNLLAGLAREYDGQVWIERVGEEDECVVVIEDGMVK; encoded by the coding sequence ATGCACATCGTCAAGCTCGAATCCGAAAATATAAAGCGCCTCAAAGCCGTTTCTATCACTCCCCAGGGGAACATGATCACTATTGGCGGCCAGAATGCCCAGGGCAAGAGCTCGGTTCTGGACTCCATCGCCTATGCCCTTGGCGGAAAGCGGGCTGTGTGTGATCGGCCGGTGAGGGATGGCCAGGACAAGGCCCGGGTGGTCTGCGAGCTGGATGACTTGGTGGTGACTCGGACCTTCACCAAATCTGGCGGCGGTACCCTGACCGTATCCAACAAGGACGGCACCCGCCACACCTCCCCGCAGAGGATCCTGGACCAGTTGACCGGTAAGCTGACCTTTGACCCCCTTGAATTTTGCCGCATGGAGCCCAGGGCCCAGGTAGAGACCTTGAAAGCCCTTGTCGGCCTTGACTTCACAGACATGGATCGCGAGCGCCAGGACCTTTATGATGCACGAACTCAGGTCAATCGGGATATCAAAAAGCTAAGGGCCGCCTTGCAGGATATGCCTGCTCACAATGACCTGCCGCAAAAAGAAATCACCGTTTCCGATCTCATGACTGAGCTCAAAGGCCGGCAGGAACATAACCGGGCCAACCAGGCCAAGAGGGATGAAGTCCATAGCCTGGAAACCAGGATAAGCAAAGGCCAGGAATACGTGACCGACCTGCAAAGTCAGATCGACGAGCTGCAGCGAAAGCTGGAATCCGCCCAGGGACAGCTGGACCAGTTGCAGGACTCCAGGGACGCCTTGCAGGCAGAAGTGGACACCCTGACCGACCAGGACGAGCAGGAGATCCTGGACCGGATGGAAAACGCCCAGGAAATAAACCGCAAAATCCAGCAGGAGCGCGACCGGCTCAGGGCCCACGAAGAGCACGGGACCCTGGAGACCAGGGCCCAGGCCCTGACAAACGAGATCCAGGCCATCGACCAGGCCAAGGCCCGGGCACTGCACGAGGCACACTTTCCGGTTCACGGCCTGTCCTTTGACGATTCCGGCGTGCTCCTAAACGGCCTTCCCTTTTCCCAGGCCAGCCAGGCCGAACAGCTGCGGGTATCCGTGGCCATGGGCTTCGCCCAGAACCCGGGGCTCAAGGTCCTCCTGGTCCGGGACGGATCCTTGCTTGATGAAAACAGCCTGAACCTCCTGGCCGGGCTGGCCAGGGAATATGATGGCCAGGTCTGGATCGAGCGCGTGGGCGAGGAGGACGAGTGCGTGGTGGTTATCGAGGACGGGATGGTCAAATAA
- a CDS encoding tyrosine-type recombinase/integrase, whose amino-acid sequence MPYKRKRGSKIQWVGQIRIGDRRETRVFETKKKAKEWESERREELTNPEPPAETNQLEETIPSISCHKWATRYLSFCVRKYVPKVVSEKRNVFSRFNKAIGPDEDASALTLKQILAYMENQERSGHAINKDLKNLQAAYNWGIKYLGLKAPNPFALIDRLPEERVDRYVPPEAEFWKVYEKAKGQDKVLLLFFLHTAARRGEVYKLKWSDIDFWSRKIRLGTRKNKDSSMEYVWIPMTEILAETMEGHKKTALSSEHVFVQPSGRRKGQPYTENRGFPQDVCEKAKVKPFGCHAIRHLTASILAQNNVPMKVIQEILRHKKLSTTEGYVRGLESVRPHLELLKGGLKKKAVQKPSKKKKASGGVH is encoded by the coding sequence ATGCCGTACAAGCGAAAACGAGGGTCAAAGATACAGTGGGTGGGCCAGATACGGATTGGAGACAGGCGCGAGACGCGGGTATTCGAAACCAAGAAAAAGGCCAAGGAGTGGGAGAGCGAAAGGCGCGAAGAACTGACCAATCCAGAGCCACCAGCGGAAACCAATCAGCTGGAAGAGACGATCCCTTCAATCTCTTGTCATAAGTGGGCAACACGGTATCTGAGCTTTTGTGTCCGAAAGTACGTCCCAAAGGTCGTTTCCGAGAAACGAAACGTGTTTTCCAGGTTCAACAAAGCCATCGGGCCGGATGAAGACGCTTCAGCGCTTACCTTGAAGCAGATACTGGCCTACATGGAAAACCAGGAACGGTCCGGCCACGCCATCAACAAAGACCTCAAAAACCTGCAAGCGGCCTACAACTGGGGAATCAAATATCTTGGCCTTAAAGCCCCGAATCCTTTTGCCCTGATCGATCGACTCCCGGAGGAAAGGGTGGACAGATATGTGCCACCTGAAGCGGAGTTCTGGAAAGTCTATGAAAAGGCAAAGGGGCAGGACAAGGTTCTGCTCCTTTTTTTTCTGCATACGGCAGCCAGAAGGGGAGAGGTCTACAAGCTGAAATGGTCGGATATTGATTTCTGGTCGCGAAAGATACGACTAGGGACCCGGAAAAACAAGGACAGTTCCATGGAGTATGTCTGGATCCCGATGACCGAGATCCTGGCCGAGACCATGGAAGGGCACAAAAAGACGGCCTTAAGCTCTGAGCATGTTTTCGTCCAGCCCTCTGGACGGCGAAAAGGGCAGCCATACACCGAAAACAGGGGTTTTCCCCAGGACGTGTGTGAAAAGGCCAAAGTGAAGCCTTTTGGATGTCATGCCATTAGGCATCTCACGGCATCCATTCTGGCCCAGAACAATGTGCCCATGAAAGTGATCCAGGAAATTCTGCGGCATAAAAAGCTCTCCACCACGGAAGGCTACGTCCGTGGACTGGAGTCTGTACGGCCGCATTTGGAGCTTTTGAAAGGGGGGCTGAAGAAAAAAGCCGTCCAAAAGCCGTCCAAAAAGAAAAAGGCCAGTGGGGGTGTCCACTGA
- the pyrF gene encoding orotidine-5'-phosphate decarboxylase, producing the protein MRTPISLDKRIIFALDLDSPQLAKDWVSTLLPQIRFFKVGLELFLAGGWELVHWIQDQDAEVMLDLKFFDVPQTVRKAVQQAQKHQVSLLTVHGNDAMLQAACEAKGPARILAVTALTSLDAADLDDLGFACSAQDLVLSRARRALDLGCAGVVSSGLEVPALREHLDDRLLVVVPGVRPVQNRPVDDQKRTVSAGQAIASGADHVVIGRPIRESPDPLDTVRRLQEEIAAAS; encoded by the coding sequence ATGCGCACACCTATTTCCCTGGACAAACGAATCATATTCGCCTTGGACCTGGACTCCCCCCAACTGGCCAAGGATTGGGTCAGCACCCTTTTGCCCCAAATCCGCTTTTTCAAGGTCGGGCTGGAGCTCTTTCTGGCCGGTGGCTGGGAGCTGGTGCACTGGATCCAGGACCAGGATGCCGAGGTCATGCTCGACCTCAAGTTCTTCGACGTCCCCCAGACCGTGCGCAAGGCTGTGCAGCAGGCCCAGAAGCACCAGGTTTCCCTGCTCACAGTACACGGCAACGACGCCATGCTGCAAGCGGCCTGCGAGGCAAAAGGACCGGCCCGGATCCTGGCCGTCACCGCCCTGACCAGCCTGGATGCCGCAGACCTTGATGATCTTGGCTTTGCATGTTCGGCCCAGGATCTGGTCCTCAGCCGGGCCAGGCGGGCCCTGGACCTTGGCTGCGCCGGGGTGGTCTCTTCCGGCCTGGAAGTTCCGGCCCTGCGCGAGCATCTGGATGATCGGCTCCTGGTGGTCGTCCCCGGGGTCCGTCCTGTACAGAACAGGCCCGTGGACGACCAGAAGCGGACGGTGAGCGCGGGCCAGGCCATTGCCAGCGGGGCGGATCATGTGGTCATCGGCCGGCCCATACGCGAATCCCCGGATCCTTTGGACACAGTTCGCCGCTTGCAGGAAGAGATTGCCGCTGCGTCCTGA